A section of the Mesorhizobium loti genome encodes:
- the dut gene encoding dUTP diphosphatase: MRAALQNSSVIGPTVGFVRLPHAEGLPLPAYESAGAAGMDLRAAVPDDRPLLILPGKRALVPTGLILEIPEGMEGQVRPRSGLAFKHGLTVLNSPGTVDSDYRGEVKVLLVNLGDEDFAVTRGMRIAQIVFAAVTQVAAEERSLAGGTARGSGGFGSTGTA; encoded by the coding sequence ATGCGCGCAGCCCTCCAAAACTCCTCCGTCATCGGTCCGACCGTCGGCTTCGTCAGGTTGCCGCATGCTGAAGGACTACCCCTCCCCGCTTATGAAAGCGCCGGCGCCGCCGGGATGGATCTGCGCGCCGCGGTGCCCGACGACCGGCCGCTGCTGATCCTGCCGGGAAAACGCGCCCTGGTGCCGACCGGGTTGATCCTGGAAATCCCCGAAGGCATGGAAGGCCAGGTGCGGCCGCGCTCCGGGCTTGCTTTCAAGCATGGACTCACCGTCCTCAATTCGCCAGGCACGGTCGACAGCGACTATCGCGGCGAGGTGAAGGTGCTGCTGGTCAATCTCGGCGATGAGGATTTTGCCGTGACGCGCGGCATGCGCATCGCCCAGATCGTTTTCGCCGCCGTGACGCAGGTGGCCGCCGAAGAACGTTCGCTGGCCGGCGGCACGGCGCGTGGCTCGGGCGGGTTCGGATCGACCGGCACCGCCTGA
- a CDS encoding HAD family hydrolase, with the protein MPIPKLVIFDCDGILVDTENLANRRLAEWLSAAGYPTSFEYCRKNFSGRSMLSVQKEIEEQTDVRLGTDFVDRWNAGLPDLFSHGVEAIPYVREFIEAVRGAGIPYCVATSARISKMHITLGQTGLLPLFEHAMFSSTMVSRGKPFPDLFLHAARTMGFAPVDCIVIEDSVAGTQAGIAAGMRVFSYHGDPYSDRDGLIQAGGILFDDMRELAGLVPIH; encoded by the coding sequence ATGCCTATCCCGAAACTTGTCATCTTCGACTGCGACGGCATTCTCGTCGACACGGAGAACCTCGCCAATCGGCGCCTCGCCGAGTGGTTGAGCGCGGCTGGCTATCCGACGAGCTTTGAATATTGCCGCAAGAATTTCTCCGGCCGCAGCATGCTCTCGGTGCAGAAGGAAATCGAAGAGCAGACCGATGTCCGCCTCGGCACCGATTTCGTCGATCGCTGGAATGCCGGCCTGCCGGACCTGTTTTCCCATGGCGTCGAGGCCATACCCTATGTGCGGGAATTCATCGAGGCGGTTCGCGGGGCCGGCATACCCTATTGCGTCGCGACCTCGGCCAGGATTTCGAAGATGCACATCACGCTTGGCCAGACCGGGCTGTTGCCGCTGTTCGAACATGCGATGTTTTCCTCGACCATGGTCTCGCGCGGCAAACCGTTCCCGGACCTGTTCCTGCATGCGGCCAGGACCATGGGCTTCGCTCCCGTCGACTGCATCGTCATCGAAGACAGCGTCGCCGGCACACAGGCCGGCATAGCCGCCGGCATGCGGGTGTTTTCCTATCATGGCGACCCCTATTCCGACCGTGATGGCCTGATCCAGGCCGGCGGCATCCTGTTCGACGACATGCGCGAACTGGCCGGCCTGGTTCCGATCCACTGA